The following coding sequences lie in one Benincasa hispida cultivar B227 chromosome 6, ASM972705v1, whole genome shotgun sequence genomic window:
- the LOC120079992 gene encoding enoyl-CoA delta isomerase 1, peroxisomal, translating into MCSLKRRGNIFILTLTGPDEHRFNPQLLDAIRSSLRRVRSEVESAAAAGNSSSFALITTAEGKFFSNGYDIDWAKTSMDQMILMDNKLKSVASELITLPMPTIAAVSGHASAAGFILAMIHDYILMRRDRGFLYMSELDIRQVIPPWFAVLIKRRIGSAVARREVVLKAPKLTADKALEMGIIDSAHDGAEETLAAAVRLAEDLVARKWDGQTYAGNRMELLSEVLNVIGARCSVAKL; encoded by the coding sequence ATGTGTTCGTTAAAGAGAAGAGGGAATATCTTCATCCTAACCCTAACCGGTCCCGATGAGCACAGATTCAATCCTCAGCTTCTAGATGCTATTCGATCCTCTCTTCGTCGAGTCCGCTCCGAGGTTGAATCCGCCGCCGCCGCCGGTAATTCCTCTAGTTTTGCTCTAATCACCACCGCAGAAGGTAAATTCTTCTCCAATGGCTACGATATCGATTGGGCAAAAACCTCAATGGATCAAATGATTCTCATGGACAATAAGTTGAAATCCGTCGCATCCGAACTAATCACGCTTCCGATGCCGACGATTGCCGCCGTTTCCGGGCACGCGTCGGCCGCCGGCTTCATTTTGGCGATGATTCACGACTACATCCTGATGAGGAGAGATCGTGGATTTCTGTACATGAGCGAACTGGACATTCGTCAAGTGATTCCGCCGTGGTTTGCGGTTTTGATTAAAAGAAGAATCGGATCGGCGGTGGCTCGACGTGAGGTCGTGTTGAAAGCGCCGAAACTGACGGCGGATAAGGCTCTGGAAATGGGGATTATTGACTCGGCGCACGATGGCGCGGAGGAGACCCTCGCGGCTGCCGTGCGATTGGCGGAGGATTTGGTGGCGAGGAAATGGGACGGCCAAACTTACGCTGGGAATCGGATGGAGCTGCTTTCTGAAGTTCTGAATGTCATCGGAGCACGTTGCTCCGTCGCAAAGCTCTGA